From Apium graveolens cultivar Ventura chromosome 9, ASM990537v1, whole genome shotgun sequence, the proteins below share one genomic window:
- the LOC141685268 gene encoding uncharacterized protein LOC141685268, with protein MTKRSNAQDSDVVAGTLSLNFVPVKVLFDSRASKSFISKECLSNMDLMLEDLAEPLTIEVANQDKVSVRQFFPRCQLEICGHVFSVDLISFELGEFDVILGMDWFSQHKASIDCKKKKILLYIEDNVRVIYQGQKQEKKFLSVLEVKKLLRQGCEAYLAHVMDIEKKAPSLDEIPVVSEFSDVFSRRAARITT; from the coding sequence ATGACCAAGAGATCTAATGCTCAGgattcagatgtagttgcaggtacgctttctctaaaTTTCGTGCCTGTTAAAGTTTTGTTTGACTCAAGagcatctaagtcttttatatctaaaGAATGTCTAAGTAATATGGATTTGATGTTGGAAGATTTAGCTGAGCCCTTGACTATAGAAGTGGCCAACCAAGATAAAGTTTCAGTAAGGCAATTTTTCCCTAGGTGTCAATTAGAAATCTGTGGGCATGTCTTTTCAGTAGACCTAATATCctttgagttaggagaatttgatgtgattttaggaatggattggttttCCCAGCATAAGGCAAgtattgattgtaagaaaaagaaaattttgttGTATATAGAAGATAATGTTAGGGTAATTTACCAAGGACAGAAGCAGGAAAAGAAATTTCTTTCAGTATTAGAAGTAAAGAAGCtgttgagacaaggatgtgaggcgtatttAGCCCATGTTATGGACATTGAGAAAAAGGCACCCAGTTTGGATGAGATTCCAGTAGTTAGtgaattttcagatgtttttTCCAGACGAGCtgccaggattaccacctga